CACCTGGCTCATTCATTCCACCTCTAGGGGTGCTTTTCAATAATGGGGATCTGTCCTCTATTGGGTCAAAGTCTAAAGCTAATGTGTCCCTATACTCCAAATCTCTGTTTCTCTCCTCTACCAACATCTTAGCTCTGTAAGTTCTTAATCCATCAGGTCCTGACATTTTTGCCATATCTATACCACCTTTAGAGGCTGGGTACTCTTGTGTCATTTTCATATTTAGCCAGTCATCAGTTTCTCGCTTTCTCTGTTCCATAGCCTGCAGTGCCCTAACCTCTTGTTGCTTAAGCACCCTTTCTTTTGCTATCTCTCTATCCTGCCTTTCTTGGTCCAAAATCATCCTTTCTTCCTCTTGTAATCTTTTAACCAGCTCTCTGCCCTGCGATAGCCCTGCTAAACCCAAAGACTTCACCTCTTTAGTTAATTCTGTTATTTCCTTGGCTCTCTGTTCAATAAGTCGGTCCAGGTGTTCTAACTGAGTCCTGGTATACTGACTAGCTCCTCCTGCTGCCTGACTTTGTTCACTGAATGATCCTTCTTTGCCTCTATGCATCTCATCATACAGTTCCACATTTCCCTCAACTTCTAATTCCCCTTTAAGCTGCATAGTTCCGTTAATAACTGGATACAGTGTGCTAGCATTTGGTGAAGCAACAGGGGTGGTTGGGGCTGGAGTGAGAGCAGTGAAGGGAGGGCaactttcagagagagtgggAAAGGGAGTGCGACTCTCAGAGAGAGCTGTGAAGGGAgggctgtttgtgtgtgtggtagAGGGAGGGCAGTTTGTGCGTGTGGTAGAGAGGGGGCATGGATTGAGGGAGGCAGAGGCAGTGGGCAGTGCATAGGGTGTTGGCTTAACTGTTTTAGTTACCACAGGTAAGTGGTTTGCAGTGTCTACTGGTTGTTCTAGCAATCTTGTCTTTTCTGTTCTTTCGTTGTGCTTTGCCAGCTCTTGAGCTCTGATGTCTTCTCTATCAGCCATCACTCTTTCAGCTTCCTTACTCCAGCAACCTCTAGCTTTTTCCCACAATTCCATTCCATCTAACAAagcttttctctttttcttctTTCCATCTTTCTTGGTTTTGAAATCCTGATTAGCTATATAATTAGTCATCCAAATTTTCATactctttattttttctttattccaCATTCCCTGTTCTGGCCAGTGAAAGGGAGGCTGCTCTCCTTTCTTATATTTGTTACTTCTGGTATACCATTTTAGATCATTACACCACTTAGCCAATGCTTTACCATCAAAGCCTTTGTCTTGCAAGTTACACCATTCTAGCGGGGCCACAGTGATAGCATGCTCTAATTCTTTGGTTGCTGCTTCCATGTTACACTAAGTggttgtttgctttatttatttaacaataaatCAATGCAATTCTCTGCACTATAAAATGTTCCAGTCAGGCGACTGGAATAAATCACAAAGGGTCCCACAAGTATGTAAATGATCTCCTTTTCACCAGTCACTTTATCTGTCACACAACCACTTTTAAGATTTGATTCAAATTTAAACTTAGCACTTACAATGCTCAGTTCTCTATATCCCACAATTGTCTTTGACACATTAATCTTACAACTGGAAAAACTTCTTATCTCAGGCCAACTAAAACTAACACAAAAGATCTCTTTGATTAATTgggctttttttaaatgcagacGTAACTGTATTGATCTCAGAGGCTTCTGTTTTAATTGTTAAACTTCCTTCTGTTAACTTTTCTTTTGTCAAATCAAATACACTCAATAATGACTTTTCAATATTAGATAAAGATTTCAGGTTCCACCAAAATTCAATGTTTTCAGTAACAACTGACATTCAATCATGGACAATATTTTTCACACAGGATGACTCTTACCCCTAACTTTCAAAATCAAAATTCTCATATGGGTTGAATAAAATGCAGAAATCCTCTTGGGTCATTTAAAACAATTCACTTATGGTAAATCCTTACCATGCAACAAttattaaacacttttttaacTTTAAGTTGGACCGAAGCTTTTTCCCTTTTCTCTCCCGTGTTTATTTGATAGAGTAATTTATAGTATCATAGTTCATCGATAAATTACCCTTAAACGCTGTGTTCATCTCAAAGAATACTTTATAGTATCATAGTTCATCGATAAAGCACCCTTGAACACTGTGTCCATATCAGTGAGCTTCTCTATAGTATCATAGTTCATCGATAGAGGCACTCATAAACACTCACTCAAGCAACCCACTGGTTTTTCCCTCACTCCAGTCTCTCTCGCTCACCCTCGTTTGCACATTCTAAGCTCCTTGGAACACAAACTAtgcaaactcttcatatttgttTTGCAGAGCAATTTATAGTATCATAGTTCATCAATAAATTACTCTCAAATACTCATTTAAGCAACCCACTGGTTCTCCCTCAACAAAAATCTTCTCTCTTATCTCACTTTGTTTCGTAACTTAACCAGTTATACCAAGAAACAGCTCACAATCAACCAACTGGTTTTTCTTTCCTTTAAAAAGATATATCTGTACTCATCTCAGATAATCTATTTAAATCAGCCCACTGGCTTTACAAAATTTAGTTTCAAAAttaatgttttagtttgagtccataaaatcaacaaaatttAGTATAATTAAATGCCCTCTTGGCTATTAACAGTCAACGTCCTCTTGGCtatgttaatattaatttcCATCAACTGTTTCACAGCTGGGTCCTCTTGACCCTCAGATAAGAGTACATTTACTCAGAAGACCAGGTTTCCCTATTAGAGATAATTTATCTTGTAATATCATCCACAAGTCCCTTCTCATTAATAGCAATACTAGTTCGTTTATGAGTTACAGAGAGAATTAAGGAATTCAAATGAAAACGCTGTGCTGTCTGTGTTTTCCAAACAGAGCCAAAATTCCCATCAATGCAGGTGAAAAAATGCCATAACGCTTTGCTTACCTTAATTTAAGAAGCAAGCGGCTGGCACTCATAAACACTAGCAGTAAGGCTTGCAGTTTAACACCCACAAAGAAGAAACAATCAACTCAAGTTGTAGAACATCTCCCCCAGACCGTGAACAGCCTCTGAACGATCCCACTCGGTTGTCCAATGTTCTCTCATGTAACCCTGCTCGCAGCGCCAATAATGTCGTGGATTTTTTCAGGAGAATCAGAGACGGTTGAGATGTAAAATTCTcttcaaagtattttattaaagaattgtGTCAGACAGCTTGAAACACAATACTGGTCATAGGGTGTATACACCTGCATTGGAAAAATGATGATGACAATGACTATGACAATGACCCCGTTCTGAGTTTTTCAGTGATTTAAATAGTGCCCCAGTTTTAGTAGCCCTCCCATTCGAACAATCTGTTTGTACTGTGCCTGTATCTTTGCGACCTTTAAGTTGCTACACAAAAAGACAGCCATTGCTGGTAAAACACAATGCCTTTGTTTTCTAATGCGTCATAAAGCTATCTTGCTATTCTTACCAAGGTCACACGTCCCCCATCCGGGCCTAGCTGTGGAAAAACACTGTCATGGCAAGCAACAGAGAGACAACTTAATTCATTTAGACCTCAAccataaaacacattaaaagtatacttttatataaaacatttatactaaGCTTAAGATAAAACACTCAAAATTTCTCTACCATAAAATGAATACATGTATAATGTGTTTCGACATTGTATAATGTTTCTTCATCTATCCAGACATCTGTTAGAGAACGGTGCAGAGACTGCTTATCCATTATTGGTTACAgtatatttgttaaaatgttgccagtaagaTAATTTTCGTGCACAAGGTACTTTCTTTGAGTACCTTTATGTGCTTTATTTTGCACTTAAAGCATAAACGCAATTTAAATGCAGGAGTCCTCTCGTCCTTACTGCAAAATATGCAAGTGAAACTGGACTAAACGCATACAGTATACATACGGGTATgatttaatgttactatattacacgtGATACAAGGTAGggtatataaaaataatattttatgaatgaaaaataaatgccAAACTCTTAAAAAAACTGGCAAATTATATGCAGATgagtttttttcttaaatctTTAGTTTGTGTTCAATACAATTAAACAAGAAATAAGTGTAAACAATGAAATGAGTTGAGCATTGAGGTCAGCTGATTCGTCTGCGTTTGCTCGGATTCAAGATCTCCAGAAGATGCATGCAGCTCGTAAAAAATTTGAATGTTTCAAGACATCGCCAATACGTCTTGCAGAGATATTGCAGATGTCTTACTTTTCAATGTTCGCAGCCGATCTACAGAAGATGAAGCGATATTTAGCAGACGTCTCCGCGACGTACGTATGCTATCTGGGAATATGTTATGGCAAAGCCGCTGTTAGAGGGCGCTATGGTGTTAGACAGCCTAGGGAGATTAAACAGGCACAGACCAGACagttaaaggcaggataggcaggaattatctaaaaaaaatgtttacaaatttgtttaaactgcctttatataccaatacacagcaaaatccccggtgttaaattaacaccggCTCTGTGTttatatgggtaccaccagcagggtgttaaaagtaacaccgaAGCAGTGTTAGATTTAATTAGATACTTTAGCAATCATTTGagtgattatttgattattgaAGACACCTGGTAATAATGAGCCGAACTACAACTACAACTTCCAGCCACTGCTTTAGATAAATTCAACTGAAAAAACATCTCTCTTATTACAAACCAGACTGACTATTGTCTACTCTGAAATTGTttggtcaccattatggtgatcagtggtTCCTTTAGTTGGGTGGGTTGACTCTTGTTTCTATCTTTGAGGTCTTTGCAAcagtgtttattaaacacattatttgttgCAAAGGTTGTTAAAACGAAGTTTATATAGTTAAACAACAAAGATTATAGATTTAAGTAAGTTatttacactgtcaaaaaattcATGGTATTCTTAGAAAATTAGATGTTGATCAAATACATATTATTCTATATTGGATTTTAGTAACATAGCTTTCATCAGATCAAGCTTTTCAAATTTTATTGCTAAATACTTGCTGGAAATTAATTTTGCCTCATGTGCAGATATCATGAATCACCCCATTAATCGGAACCATGGTGACAAACATAATgttgcaaagcatgctgggatccACCATAGTATAAAACTCATggctcccatcatgcattgcaacataaattatgtcaccattgttgcgatTAATGGGGTGATTTATGATATCTGCACGTGAGGCACAAAACAAACTTTCCAgcaagtatttaaaaataaaatttgaaaagCTTGATCTGAGGAAAGCTCTGTAAGTTAAAACCAATAGAGATTCAGCACAGTGCTCAAACAGTGCTCAAACTAAACAATTGGGCTCTCACACAAAAACTACAAATTCCTGGAACTATATTGATATTTGGAATATTCAACAACTTGGGGTTTCTATCATAGCAGTCTACCAGTCTGCTTTTGCCGGCAACTGACAATCCTAAAACAGGACAACACAGCTGCCCACACTCAAACAGAAGAAGATGCCTTCTTTTGGATCAgactgccacagacttttacaaaagATTGCAGTTCTCGAAACAAAGTTACTTGTGGCGCTGCCGACCCTGCCAGAACACACAGTGGAGCTTCATCGTGGTCCCTCTCAACATAAAGCTGGTGAGTCCTGTGAACCTAATGCTTTTAAACAGGTCATAGTGAGCTCAGAGAAACCTAAAGAAATTGAGGACACAAACCGATGGCATAAACAGGGTGCGAGACCCAAAAGTGCTCAAGACATTAGACTGTCACGAGTGTCACAAATTGCTGCATTAGCATCATCTATCCCAGATATGGGTACAACTCGAGGAGCCAATATTGGTATTCTACCACCCCCTGTACGGCTTGAAAATAGATATGAAGCACTAATGAGTTTGGGTGAAGAATCCCCAAATGTTAATGTACACAGATCACATCAGCCAGTAGCTTACAGAGCTAACAGACGCTCAATACCATACAGGCAGCGGCGCTCCGCTCAGACAGCAGCCGAGCCAAACACGCTGATAGTGGGTGACAATATTATCAGAAACTTTGAAAGCAAGGCTACCCGTACATACTGTTTTCCTCGGGCAATGGTTTCTGATGTTAACAAGGAACTTTgcaacattctgatgaaacataagtCTGTCAGTCGGATTGTCATACATGTGGGAAAGAATGATATTCAGAAAGAGCAGTCTGAGCTCCTTAAGGTGGATTTCAATtaactttttgaaacacttgcAAGACTGAAAGTTCAATCTTTTATCAGTGGACCTCTCCCAGCCCGgggaacaaatatgttttctcggctactaagtttaaattcatggctgcaaaaaacctgcaccATGAGAGGACTGAATTACATTGACAATTTTAATATCTTCTGGAGTCAAAGGCAGCTTTTTAACACAGATGGTATCCACCCAAACAAACTAGGTGCTAGGTTGCTTAAAGACAATATCTTTTTCTCCATGCATCATCCATCAGCTGAGTGTGCCAGTCCACTACTGAACAGCGGAAATGACCACAAGATTCTACACCAGCACCTGGATGGACATTCAGATGACAAGGATAAAACTCTGCAGTCACAACTACTGTTCACAGACACAGCTCAGGCTGAGCCCTGCCCACAGACCTCGCTTCAGCTGGATTGTGAATCAACACCCAAGGACGTTTCTGTTGATAATGACCAGAGGAATGATAACACTCCCTCCCAGCCTTCAGGGACACCAGAATCACAGCTGATGTCGTcacactctctctccctctctccaacatcaccactactgggcttttcagagaaaatggagaaactggtatctgctggaacaaagctctcccactctattgctgcgagTCCCCAAATATCAACCAAGAAACGGCGGGCTCCTCAACCACCAAAGACTTCGGGCCcagcccgccctccccctccatCTGAGAGAGCACTCCGACCTCTGCCTCAACATCAGGGATCACACCAGCCCTCATCTGCAAACAGCACTGGTAACTGATGTGTGTTGGGTTCCCGCTACGACAGCAGTaacaatcataaatattttaagaacaaGCGGGCGCCCGATGTCCCTTTAGCTTTCCCTATCTCTGTCCTGACATGTGATAGAAAGACGAAGGCCTTCTCCAGCCGCACAGCAATTCTATCTAATCTACTGCCTATAATACGTAATTCTGAGATTGATACAGTGCCAAAACCagttactgttaagttagcacttctgaacatccgttcactaaagaacaaatcctttttagttaatgatcttatcaccactaacaacctggactttatgtttctaaatgaaacctGGTTAGATGACAGCTGCAGTGCTACAGTCCTCAATGAATCAGCCCCACCCAACTTTATCTTTATAAGTGTCTGTAGAGCTGTTAGAAGGGGTGGAAGAATAGCtgctttattcaaagatgcctttcaatgcaagcaagtgttacttggtgattaccagtcttttgaatatttgtgtattgctctaaaaggtacaccacgcattctgtttacaattatttatagacctcccaaatacacctcagcatttgttgatgaattcactgaacttttatcaacaatttcctctgaatttgattattttgttattgctggagattttaatattcatatagacaatgcagaaaacaatactgcaattgaactgttaaatgttttaaacacttttgatcTGACCCAGCATGTGCAAGGTTCTACACACAATTGGGGACACACTCTTGATCTGCTCATTAGCAAGGGTCTAAACATTTCATCCACTGTAATCAAGGATGAAGCGCTATctgaccatttctgtgtttactttgatttattgatctgTCCTGGCACTGATGCTAGATCTATCTATGTTAAAAGAAGgttcataaataaaaacacccgtgaggtatttatgaatgctatattaatgttgccaaacatatcggcagactctgttgatgttctccttgaaaactttaacataaaagttaaagatgcCATTGATGGTATAGCTCCAGTAAAGGTACGGGTGATCACTGGCAGAAGTAAAGCACCCTGGAGAAACACAACAACAGTACAGCACATGaaaagaacatgcagaaaagctgaacgtatgtggcggaaaacaaaacttgaagtacattatagcatctataaggacagtcttcgtgctttcaatgtagaactaggcacagctagacAGACCTTTTCTCCAACATtataaataacaacataaaccacactcgcactctttttgctactgtagagagactaacaacccccccaaatcaagttcctagtgaaatgctctctgacaacaaatgcaatgagtttgcaacctttttctctgagaagatcagtaatatcagaatgacgatcaatacggcctcatattgtactgtggtcagtcagatatcattgcaaaaacctcagaaattagccattctctcagaatttgacataattgatataaaaaccttggaagaaacagtacaacatcttaaagcatCAACTAGTAGCCTTGACACGCTTCccacatcttttctcaaaaaggtacttaactgcttagaaactgacCTCTTCAAAATAGTAAACACTTCTCTGATCACAGGCACCTTTCcagagtcattaaaaacagcagttgttaagcctctcctaaaaaagagtaacctagacaaaaccatacttagcaactacagaccaatctcaaatcttccgtttataggcaagatcattgaaaaggttgtttttaatcagctgaacaaattcttaaacttaaatggccatctggacaattttcaatctggtttccgtcagcatcacagcacagagacaatgctcataaagataataaatgatattcgcttaaactctgattcaggtaaaatatcagtgctggtgctagatcttagtgctgcctttgacaccgtagatcacaccatactcttacatagactggaaaactgggtagggctctctgggatggtcctcaaatggtttaactcatacctacaaggaagaggttactatgtgaacataggtaaccataaatctaagtggacatccatgacatgtggagtcccacaggAGAAGAAAATATGATGTACCATGTGTCAAAAATTATGATTTATGACCTTGATTTACGACCTAACACCTTATGAGTTGTTTTGCTTcctgtaataaaatattatggtGGTAATTGATGTTTATACTCCGGAAATTACTCCGGAAATGATGTTTATCCAGGTGTCCTATAGTCTCTGTTGTTTCACGCCCCCCCTCTCCTGCGTGAGTGTTTAAAGATATCAGAAGATAGTAAAAAGATAAGTTAGAATTGTATGCCCGAATGTTTTGCTTTTAAGCATAATGTCTGTGAATAAATCAATACATATTATTAAAGAAATAAGAAGTCAGTAAAAAAGATAAGTTCGAATTTTGTAtgccagaatgttttgcttttaaGCATAATGTCTGTGAATAAATCAATACATATGATTAAAGAAATAAGAAGACCTGATGAAGAaacaatgttaaataaaataaattgtaataGTATTTAGGTAGGTTTTTTAAAAGAGGTACCGGTTAGGAGCTCAATTGAATAAGCTGTTGTCTTCCTGTCTTGAAAGTTGTAATGTAAATCTTTCCTTCCAAGCCAGTCATCGTCGTCTAACTGGGTCACTCCCCAAGACTTCTGATACGTCGGTACAGTTTAATAGAATAAAAGTTTAGGAACTCGGCTAGGCGTTAAGACATTTCCTTTCCCTGCAGACTAAGTGTCTGCTCACGCCAAAGGTCCTTTCTTGATATTCAAATATTAGTTCCTTGCATTCTCTGTCGTCTCCCACAAACAAGGTGCCATGGTATTACAAAAAATCTAGATCAATAGATTGTAACTTTACGACCTATGCGAGGTGTTAAGACATTTCCTTTCCCCTGCAGACTGTGTCTGCTCACGCCAAAGGTCCTTCCTTGATATTCAAATAATACTTCCTTGCAGTCTCTGTCATCTCCCACAAACACGGTGCCATGGTTTTACAAAAAATCTAGATCAATAGATGGTAAATTTACGAGCTCGGCTAGGCGTTAAGACATTTCCTTTCCCTGCAGACTAAGTGTCTGCTCACGCCAAAGGTCTTCCTCGATATTCAAATATTACTTCCTTGCAGTCTCAGTCATCTCCCACAAACAAGGTGCCATGGTATTACAATAATCTAGATCAATAGATGAAAAGTTTAGGAACTCGGTTAGGTGTTAAGACATTTCCTTTCCCCTGCAGACTTAGTGTCTACTCAAGCCAAAAGGTCCTTGCTTGATATTTGAATTCACCCTTTCTTAAACACACACcttttttgggggaaaacagaTCTTTTGAATTGTAGTGTTTAAATGTAATTCAATTAAAAAGTAGATTTAAGCATAGCATTGCTTATgctttacactctaaaaactcCTGGGTTATTTCTTCAACTCATTTTCTGGGTTATTTGTGTTGGGTTAAAATTATGAGTTATTTTTTCAGAGAGTAACCATTTTCTGGGTTATAGGGCTAATATTTTGACCCAATTCCTGGGTTGTTTGGGTTTCTGGGCTATTTTTCAAAGAATAACCCATATTCTGGGTTAAAGCCCTGCCCCCCGCTGTTGTTCTGGAATTTTCTCACAGCAGTCGTTTGAAATAACCGTCACTTCGCAGAGTTCGCGCTGGACCTGGGCTTTGGTGTATTCAAggtaagaaagtatttttttagtGTCGATGTAACGTAAACTTTTCTGTATCCATGTCCCCGttgctacactctaaaaaaaatccgtaaaaaaaacagacaaagtactgtgtaaatatgaaggaattttccgtatttatgttttacaggcatttatcgAGTAGGGGGAGGCTGCAGACCTGGAGAAGGTAGATCTACGCCCCTGACAGTTTTACGCCCCTGACAGTTTTGCGCCCCTGTTGTTCCTCATGCGTCCAGTAGGGGGAGGCTGTATTTTAGAATATGAGCCTAGTCATATATCAGAACAGGAGACAGTATGATTAGCAGACCTTGAAGCGATACGAATTGAGGTATGTTAAATAATCTGCTAAAGTTATTGTTGTTGATTGTATTGTAATGATgcaacatttattatttataaacgaTTGACGCGATATCAATTCAAAAGAGGGGTCAATAATTTATTTCGAGAGGCAGTACCCTACTTGATTGAGTCACTTAGCTAACCCGTGATGCGCGGGACAATCTATAAACAACCCACACCCCAccgacgttttcaactaacctcCCCGCAACTCAGacaaactcgtcattggcatctttatttcaaaaacGTTCTTATGGCATGTAATGTAGACATGTGGTTACATTGTTCTAGACAGAAACAtctatcttaaagggatagttcactttaaaatgaaaattctgtcatcatttactcatcctcatgttgttctaaacctgtatgaccTGTATGTAAACCTCTTTGTTAATTTGTCTTTTACCCAAATCGTAGGAGTATTGCACATCGTCTTGACCCTGGAGAGTGGACAGAAGTCACAGGATTGGATATTGGGGTGACACACAACTACAATACTACTGTACATATTTTCACGTCTGtgtatgttattattttaaattctaatatatttttttcctaaaggTCTTTCCTCAGCAGACCAACAGCATTGATTGTGGTGTTTTCATGCTCATGGTAAGCTATTAAAACAGGATACTAAAGCAATTTTTTTCTGGAAATTAATTTTTAATCTTTTTCAGTATGCCCTTTACACTGTGCTGAACATTCCATTCAATTTCACTTCTGTGAGCCTTTCTATTTCTTCCTTAGAAGGTTGCtataaagtttattgtattgTATCTAACAATGCAAATTAAATACTAATCCTGTGACATTACAATTTTTGTTAGCTTGACATGCCTGCAATCAGGGAGTGGTGGTGTCTACGTCTAATTGAGTGGTTTGAGACAGAGGGGTATGTGTATTCGTTTCTTTACATCTCAGTGTGGCGTTTCATTCTTTGTTCCTTCCTTGTCAGTAGGAgcaaattgatgttatttacacTCACCTGACTTCAATTCTGGACAGCATACCCACACACACCCACAGTGACCAGATTTGATTCATTATGGATGTCCCTTTTCCAGAGGTAGGTCAGAGGTTTGTTCCAGAGGTGTGTTAGTTGTGCTCTGCATGGTGtcattcacattttttttaaaggtatagttcacccaaaaatttaaattctgtcatcatttactcactcatgttgttacaaactcgtataaatttctttgttctaattaacacaaaggaagacatcTCGAGAACCGCTTGCAACCAAACAGCTCGTggaccccattgacttccacagtaggaaaaaagaatactatggaagtgaatggggtccacaaacggttttgtaacaaacatttctcaaaatatctttgtgttcattagaacaaagaaatttatacgagtttgtaacaacatgagtgagtaaatgatgacagaatgtttcatttttgggtgaactatacctttaatgtcaaatagtttatttataatgttAGACCattgctctaaaaataatagttTTGTGTTAATAGAGAAAAGGCACTTTTGATTTTGTTGTAAAAACATGCAACATGCTAAAAATGCAAAATGATGTTTGGCTTATTTGGGCTGTGATCAATCTCAATTCTTTCTATGGTAGTCCATCATCTGTGCTCTTGCTGTTGTGGAACATGTGTCCATCTTGGAGGCTGAGGAGAAATTCCTGGGGGGACCTGTCATTGACACAAAATACTGTAAGGATCCTATAAAGGAAGAAATGTTTAAACATGACATCCTGCCATTAATTATAAGTAACCATTGTTTCTAACACTATTCAacctttgctttatttatttttatcagtgAGCGGGAGCACTTTGACAGCAGgataaaaaaacagtaaaagaaGAGTGGAAAACCATAGGAGAGTGatggtgttaataaaaaaaattgtgaaccACAATATTGTCTTTCTTTTAAATGACCCTTGGAATTTTAGAAAAGTTAAATTGTGTTTGTCTTCATAAAATGCTATGTAGGACATGTTTTGTAGCTGTATGACGACCAacaggctttatgcccagctgcactactacctgaacttcagccagctcctagTTTCCTGTctgcacacctggattaatcagttt
This window of the Misgurnus anguillicaudatus chromosome 19, ASM2758022v2, whole genome shotgun sequence genome carries:
- the LOC141351029 gene encoding uncharacterized protein, with amino-acid sequence MEAATKELEHAITVAPLEWCNLQDKGFDGKALAKWCNDLKWYTRSNKYKKGEQPPFHWPEQGMWNKEKIKSMKIWMTNYIANQDFKTKKDGKKKKRKALLDGMELWEKARGCWSKEAERVMADREDIRAQELAKHNERTEKTRLLEQPVDTANHLPVVTKTVKPTPYALPTASASLNPCPLSTTRTNCPPSTTHTNSPPFTALSESRTPFPTLSESCPPFTALTPAPTTPVASPNASTLYPVINGTMQLKGELEVEGNVELYDEMHRGKEGSFSEQSQAAGGASQYTRTQLEHLDRLIEQRAKEITELTKEVKSLGLAGLSQGRELVKRLQEEERMILDQERQDREIAKERVLKQQEVRALQAMEQRKRETDDWLNMKMTQEYPASKGGIDMAKMSGPDGLRTYRAKMLVEERNRDLEYRDTLALDFDPIEDRSPLLKSTPRGGMNEPGVSVFPLRIEGKTAVYVPWAHRDLETIINLLPSLRDGAGPWIGALEKETQGTRLAVGDIKALLAKITSLREMEDVLWSAGMGQSVVSSDFDGQALDCYRGRLWGALRTEFPVKFDSTKLASTALGQEDCALWIAKNMQTWRGQGLRKDPTDPRDFETRLFRKELLDALPVSVQNKLSDTPGLHAMPHSQWVETLKHYASKHQRHERDLEQQAKETERKLAQVSLEEKKRNKDISKAPR